The Methanobrevibacter sp. sequence GGTGGAGGTATTTATAATGGTACTGCTGTGAACTGTAATTTCAGTAATTGTTATTCAGATAGTTGTGGCGGAGCATTAGCTTCTGGTAATGCTATCAATTGTACTTTCACTAACAACAATGCAGATGCATCTGGTGGTGCTATCTATGAGGGTAATGCAACCAATTGTATTTTCAGCGGTAATGGAGCAAGGGCCAGTGGAAGTGCAGGTGTAAACGCTGGTGATGCTATTTGTAAGGGTTCTGCAGACAGCTGTATCTTCAATGGAGATACTTGTCTTGATACAGAAATCTATTTGCCTACTTTAAATCCGGGTAATTTCATATCCACTTACAATGATGGTAAAAAATTAGATTTCAACTTCACAGCAAACAGTGGCATGCCAATATCAACAAATATTAAAATTGATGTATATAAAGCTACTGGAGAATTTGTTAAAACTTATAATGTTTTAAGTGGCAGTGGCTGGAAAGTTCCTCTTGGTGCAGGAACTTACGTTGCTTATTATAATGCAACAGACTTTGATATTGATAATTTTAAAGGAGTAATAGTAATAAACAAGGCAAAAACTGCTATTACAACTAAAGCAATTACTGCAACCTACAATGTAAACAAATACTTGACTATTACATTAAAAGACAGCAATGGCAAAGCATTAAGCGGAGTCAAAGTCACTGTAACCATAGGCACTGCAAAAACATACAAAACCGACAAAAATGGTCAAATAAAAATCAATGTAGCTAACAAAGTGCCAAAAACCTACACAGTGAAAATCAAATATGCTGGAAACGCTAACTATATAGCATCCTCAAAATCTGTTAAGGTTGTAGTCAAGAAAGCTACTCCAAAGATGACTGCAAGTGCAAAAACCTTTAAAGTTAAAGTAGCAACCAAAAAGTACACAATTACTTTGAAAAACAATAAGAACAAAGTAATGAAAAACACTAAAGTTACTATAACAATCAATAAGAAAACCTTTACTGCTAAAACCAACAGCAAAGGTGTAGCTACCTTCAAGATCACCAACTTGAAGAAAAAAGGAAAATACACTGCAACCATCAAATACGCTGGTAGCAAATACTACAAAGCATTAAGCAAAAAAGCTACAATAACTGTAAATTAAATTTAAAATAAGAAGAGTTTATTTATTAAACTCTTTTTTCTCTTTTTTTATTCTAATTAAAAAAATAGCTAAGTAACACTCTTTTTTGAAAAGAAAAATTGAAAATAGCTAAATACTCTTTTTAAAAAAATTAAAAAATAATTAATTTTACTTATAAAAAAATAGAATAGGTAAATTACTAATAATTATACCTATCTTCAATAATCTGACCGTCTTTTATCTGAATTGTTCTCTCTGCCAGATTGGCAATGCCATTATCGTGAGTGACAATGATCAAAGTCACATTATATCTCTCATGCATTTCCATAAGCAGATTCAAAATCATCTCTCCAGTCTTGGAATCAAGGGAACCTGTTGGCTCATCTGCCAGAATGATGGAAGGGTTGTTCACCAGTGCCCTTGCAATGGCTACCCTTTGACGTTGGCCTCCAGACAATTTATTAGGCCTTTGCTTTTTCTTGTCCTCCAATCCTACAGCGGAAATGATCTCATCTACTCTCCTTTTCATATCCTTATTTGACATATCAGTTGCCAACAAGGGAATCTGAACATTGTCTGAAACAGACAGGTTAGGAATAAGGTTATGCAATTGGAAAACGAACCCAATTCTTTCCTTTCTGAAATCGCTTAAGTCCTTTTCCCTTACAAGGTCTATGCCGTCAATGAAAATCTTTCCTATGGTAGGCTTGTCCAAAGCACCGAGCATATTGAGAAGTGTGGATTTTCCAGAACCTGAAGGACCAATAATGGAAACGAATTCACCTTCAAAGATATCCACATTTATGCCATTCAATGCTTTAACGGATCCGTTGTCATACTCTTTTACTACATCGAATAAGCTGATTAATGGCTCTTCATAATAATATTCATCATCATCCTCTTCGACATATGTATCGTTGTAGATGTATTCATCATCTTCAGAGACTTCAGGATAGATGTATTCATCATCACTGACAGAATGTTCAGGATAAATATATTCGTTGTCTTCCATAAAATCACCTATTCGTACCTCAATGCCTCTGTTGGAGCAAGTTTGGATGCCTTATATGCAGGATAGATTCCACCTATTATACCTACAATGATTGTGATTCCAAATGCAAGTATGAATGTCTTTGGAGAGTATCCCAATGCAAAGTTCTCAACATTGAACAGCCTGAGACCCACTTCAGGTATCAATATTCCAAATATTGAACCGACTATGCCTGATATGGTTGTCAGTACCAAGGTTTCACCTAGAATCATGGTGAGAATCTTTCTTGATTTCCATCCAACTGACTTCAACACTCCAATTTCCTTTGTCCTTTCATAGACTGACATGACCATTGTGTTTATGATTCCAATG is a genomic window containing:
- a CDS encoding ABC transporter ATP-binding protein → MEDNEYIYPEHSVSDDEYIYPEVSEDDEYIYNDTYVEEDDDEYYYEEPLISLFDVVKEYDNGSVKALNGINVDIFEGEFVSIIGPSGSGKSTLLNMLGALDKPTIGKIFIDGIDLVREKDLSDFRKERIGFVFQLHNLIPNLSVSDNVQIPLLATDMSNKDMKRRVDEIISAVGLEDKKKQRPNKLSGGQRQRVAIARALVNNPSIILADEPTGSLDSKTGEMILNLLMEMHERYNVTLIIVTHDNGIANLAERTIQIKDGQIIEDRYNY